GGTGTAATCCATCGCGCCTTTTTCTTGCAATGTCTGCACCACGTTAGCGACGGTGGAAGCCTTTTGACCGATGGCAACGTAGACACAAACTACATCTTCTGATTTTTGGTTGATGATGGTGTCAATGGCGATCGCAGTTTTACCGGTTTGGCGATCGCCAATAATCAATTCCCGTTGACCGCGACCGATGGGAATCATTGAGTCAATAGCTGTGATACCCGTTTGCATGGGTTCGTGTACAGATCGACGAGCAATGATACCGGGTGCTGGAGATTCAATCAAACGGCTTTCGGAGGATTTGATGTCTCCTTTACCATCGATGGGAAGACCCAAAGCGTTTACAACTCGTCCAATTAAGGCTTCTCCTACGGGTACTTGGGCAATTTTACCAGTAGCGGTTACAGAACTACCTTCTTGAATTTCCAACCCTTCACCCATGAGAACCGCGCCCACGTTGTCTTCTTCTAAGTTCTGGGCGATGCCAATTGTGCCATCTTCAAATTCTAAGAGTTCCCCAGACATAGCCTTTTCCAGACCATAAATCCGGGCAATACCGTCACCAACTTGGAGAACGGTACCAACATTAGCAACTTTGACCTCTTGATCGTATTGCTCGATTTGTTGTTGGATAATGCTACTAATTTCGTCAGGTCTAATTGATATGCTCATGTGTCTATCTTGTTTGCTTTCGAGACGGAAAATTTAAAGAGTTAGGAGTGATGAGTTAAGAGTTAGGAGTGATGAATTAAGAGTCATGAGTGATGAGTTAAAAATGCAAAAGTTGCAAGTTAAAAGTCAAAATAAATTATTGTTTACTTAACTCTTAACTCCTAACTCCTAACTTCTAACTCCTATCTTCTAACTCCTAACTCCTAACTTGTTAACTACTGGTTAAGCGCAATGAAAGGCGGCGCAGTTGACCGCGAATACTGGCATCAATTACCTGCGAACCTACTTTAATGATCACGCCACCAATTAACTCACTGTCTACCTTGGTTTCTAGTTCTACCTGGCGAGCATTACTGATGGCAATCACTTTTTCTGTGATTGCTTGCTGTTGAGCTTCTGTGAGGGGAACGGCTGAAATTACTTCCGCTAATACGGTTTGATTCAGCTGCCGCAACAGCGCCAGATATTGTTCAAAAATCGATTCCAAGAAGGCAATGCGGCGTTTGTCTACTAGCACCAACAAAAAGTTGCGTAAGTAGGGGTTAGAGCCTTCACCGAGTATTTGTTTGATGAGAGCTTTTTTGTTCTCAGACTGAATAAACGGGTTGCCGAAGAAGTTGTGTAGCTGTTTGTCTGCCCTGAGCAATCCCAGGAAAGTCCGCGCATCTTCCCCGAACACTTCTGTCAA
This Nostoc sp. KVJ3 DNA region includes the following protein-coding sequences:
- the atpH gene encoding ATP synthase F1 subunit delta → MTSQVASAEVAQPYAQALLSIAQSKNLTEVFGEDARTFLGLLRADKQLHNFFGNPFIQSENKKALIKQILGEGSNPYLRNFLLVLVDKRRIAFLESIFEQYLALLRQLNQTVLAEVISAVPLTEAQQQAITEKVIAISNARQVELETKVDSELIGGVIIKVGSQVIDASIRGQLRRLSLRLTSS